The Tigriopus californicus strain San Diego chromosome 5, Tcal_SD_v2.1, whole genome shotgun sequence genome includes a region encoding these proteins:
- the LOC131881398 gene encoding adhesion G-protein coupled receptor G6-like encodes MKRYSLMFRVLVAFTSLFAVLGQQRPINIDGQWSPWSTITTPCMRANVQGQMMPVTCGGGTQRRIRSCTNPRPQGLRPKPCVGTAEEQIPCNVQPCNMQWSPWSGCSAKCGRGNRRRYTLCAAEAEGNLTDCKALGLKNQAFEHIEECNTWVNDRAVCPSPCEGYNCMEFANCVDISDNDDPKVDCVCQLGRIMNDKDDACIVPPPTTPTPRPNPTLPAAVKTATTAVTRTASTLLIIFTGITLFLFASLRIYDDGRVIQMNMEIALILAHIMLLIPPLHDYPDICKVISILLHFFFTACFMFMFLESLHTYSLVAFVVKKSGLFSRGQNFFIGWGVALGVILLSLGFHVGDYGGEYHCWLRMNTGLMMTQIIPIVILVILTFTMIEAAGAAEYRRLPGMDQQQLVSAKIMQRTNLIIMPLVFVSYIVGVIAEYEQNVAMYGTFTIINGVLGGCIFFFHSTGNEQVREKLTKGYNLIFKKE; translated from the exons ATGAAACGATACTCATTGATGTTTAGAGTGCTTGTAGCCTTTACCAGCCTTTTTGCGGTCCTAGGGCAACAAAGGCCCATAAATATCGATGGTCAGTGGTCGCCATGGTCGACTATAACCACACCATGCATGAGAGCCAACGTGCAAGGACAGATGATGCCAGTCACTTGTGGAGGGGGAACTCAGAGACGAATTCGATCCTGCACTAATCCAAGACCACAG GGCTTGAGACCGAAGCCATGTGTTGGAACGGCGGAAGAGCAAATCCCGTGCAATGTTCAACCGTGCAACATGCAATGGTCACCGTGGTCAGGTTGTTCCGCTAAATGTGGGCGTGGCAATCGGCGGCGGTACACTTTGTGTGCGGCAGAGGCCGAGGGAAACCTCACGGACTGTAAGGCTTTGGGATTAAAGAACCAAGCTTTTGAGCATATCGAGGAATGCAACACGTGGGTTAATGACCGAGCTGTTTGTCCCAG CCCTTGCGAAGGGTATAATTGCATGGAATTTGCTAATTGCGTGGATATCTCTGACAATGATGATCCTAAAGTGGATTGCGTTTGCCAACTGGGCCGAATCATGAACGACAAAGATGACGCGTGTATCGTTCCTCCTCCCACCACTCCCACTCCACGACCGAATCCGACCCTACCAGCTGCAGTGAAAACTGCCACGACTGCTGTGACCCGAACTGCATCAACGCTTCTAATCATCTTCACGGGCATCACCTTGTTCCTATTCGCCAGTCTCAGGATATATGACGATGGTCGAGTCATTCAGATGAACATGGAGATCGCGCTAATTCTGGCGCATATCATGTTGCTGATTCCTCCCCTGCATGATTACCCGGACATTTGCAAAGTGATATCGATCTTGCTACACTTCTTCTTCACGGCCTGCTTCATGTTCATGTTCTTAGAATCCCTACACACCTATTCCTTGGTGGCTTTCGTGGTCAAAAAGTCAGGGCTTTTCTCACGCGGTCAGAATTTCTTCATTGGATGGGGTGTGGCTTTGGGAGTGATATTGTTGTCTCTCGGGTTCCATGTCGGCGACTACGGTGGAGAATACCATTGCTGGCTACGGATGAATACGGGACTTATGATGACTCAAATCATTCCAATTGTGATCCTCGTCATACTCACCTTCACCATGATTGAGGCGGCCGGAGCTGCCGAATACAGACGATTGCCGGGCATGGATCAACAACAATTGGTTTCAGCGAAGATCATGCAACGCACAAACCTGATCATTATGCCCTTGGTGTTTGTGAGCTACATCGTGGGCGTAATCGCGGAATATGAGCAAAACGTGGCCATGTACGGAACTTTCACCATTATTAACGGAGTCTTGGGTggatgcattttctttttccattccacCGGAAACGAGCAGGTCCGGGAAAAGTTGACCAAAGGATACAATCTGATTTTCAAGAAAGAATAG
- the LOC131881401 gene encoding O-methyltransferase MdmC-like: MSSTTLSYSEWIKEVQTSRNSEWKFNVTFSKAKDVPSPPLFEHVSLFHEGAEQYAMDMTSVPSKNVQEIAQKTMEQGLFAPCMVGTLESQFLKMQVSLAKARTCLDVGTFTGMSAMAMAEGTSDNGHVVTLEFDDKIADVAEASFKTSPVGHKIQLVRGSALSSMEKMLANGDTFDVIFLDADKENYINYYNLAMSGLLSENGFILADNSLCSLLYDSDDARSQKLHEFNQHVKNDERVEQIVLTMREGVTIIKPLK, translated from the coding sequence ATGTCCTCCACGACTTTGAGTTACTCCGAATGGATCAAGGAGGTCCAAACATCCCGCAACTCGGAATGGAAATTCAATGTGACTTTCTCTAAGGCTAAGGATGTGCCCTCTCCCCCTCTATTCGAGCACGTGTCGTTGTTCCACGAAGGAGCGGAACAATATGCCATGGATATGACTTCGGTCCCGTCTAAGAATGTGcaagaaattgctcaaaagaCGATGGAACAAGGCCTATTCGCTCCGTGTATGGTGGGGACACTGGAGAGTCAATTCTTAAAGATGCAAGTTAGCCTAGCCAAGGCCAGGACTTGCTTGGATGTGGGAACCTTCACTGGGATGAGTGCCATGGCTATGGCCGAAGGCACTTCAGACAACGGACACGTGGTTACGCTGGAGTTTGATGATAAAATTGCCGATGTGGCCGAGGCTTCTTTTAAGACTTCTCCGGTGGGACACAAGATCCAATTGGTTCGCGGCTCTGCGCTCAGTTCAATGGAGAAAATGTTGGCCAACGGTGACACGTTTGACGTCATTTTTTTGGATGCTGATAAGGAAAATTACATCAATTACTACAATCTGGCTATGAGTGGTTTGTTGTCGGAGAATGGCTTTATTTTGGCGGACAATTCTCTGTGTTCCTTATTGTATGACTCCGATGATGCTCGTAGCCAAAAGCTTCACGAATTTAACCAGCACGTTAAGAACGACGAACGCGTGGAgcaaattgttttgacaatGCGAGAAGGGGTGACCATCATCAAACCTTTAAAATAA